One window from the genome of Lasioglossum baleicum chromosome 9, iyLasBale1, whole genome shotgun sequence encodes:
- the LOC143212222 gene encoding uncharacterized protein LOC143212222 isoform X2: MWMPRPASYYMIPVRAQKEWQVLQERKQKARQLQLEQESKIREEFETKQEAIRKKQEEEKRKREEDIKKQEQVVKEIDDYIDNGIKTPEVLREMIDSQPGKELCPFFSKTAACRYGDTCSRNHRRVCLSKVILVPGFYTHFSLEKNSAEYDTDIALEFESSETREHFREFYKDVVPELESFGRIKTLKYCCNTEIHLRGNLYVEYYTEREAARALRKLKGRWYAGRQLNCEFANLKSWRSAVCGMAKCPKGRACNFLHTFRNPRDEYDIKSPHRWAKSSGSSSQDVASSRRTEHRSKSKWEDGSEADDGKNWRWSESPEPESDHQYSRSSDKRHRRNDESMHRQKPSRDKRQSDRDRLITDNDEAPSKRRRSKKYFEENAKDDDVSNGRDSSRRYSRKYEKKRDGDDDEDREESRSPRHSRKRYSKIGDGSYHSKSRRYSNKYWREGREDREKDRRKSKSHRDSTVDCSKRKSKTTSETVVAEKNDRAKDIPRVKSKWDKDASGQNNSDSLESSESDSSSSVEEKGADKPAVSTNPRKHDSDDAWATTDSENESKVNDKR, from the exons ATGTGGATGCCGAGGCCTGCCAGCTATTACATGATCCCT GTGAGAGCTCAGAAGGAATGGCAAGTCCTACAAGAGCGGAAGCAGAAAGCGCGACAGTTGCAGCTGGAGCAGGAGTCAAAGATCCGAGAGGAGTTCGAGACGAAACAGGAGGCGATTCGCAAGAAACAGGAAGAAGAGAAACGTAAGCGGGAAGAGGACATTAAGAAGCAGGAGCAAGTGGTCAAGGAGATCGATGACTACATCGACAACGGGATCAAGACGCCGGAAGTTCTGCGCGAGATGATCGACAGTCAGCCCGGGAAAGAGCTTTGTCCGTTCTTCAGCAAGACGGCTGCCTGCAG ATATGGCGACACCTGCTCGAGGAACCACCGCAGAGTGTGCTTGAGCAAGGTGATCCTAGTACCCGGATTCTACACGCATTTCTCCCTGGAGAAGAACTCCGCGGAATACGACACGGATATAGCATTGGAATTCGAGAGCTCGGAGACGCGCGAGCATTTCCGCGAGTTCTACAAGGACGTGGTCCCGGAACTGGAGTCCTTCGGCAGAATAAAGACCCTGAAGTACTGCTGCAACACGGAGATCCATCTGAGAGGGAATCTGTACGTCGAGTACTACACCGAACGGGAGGCAGCCAGGGCACTGAGAAAGCTGAAAGGTCGTTGGTATGCCGGCCGACAGCTTAATTGCGAGTTTGCCAATCTGAAGTCCTGGAGAAGCGCCGTCTGCGGCATGGCAAAGTGCCCGAAGGGGAGGGCGTGCAATTTTCTGCATACCTTTCGAAACCCTCGCGACGAGTACGATATTAAGAGCCCGCATAGGTGGGCGAAGTCCTCGGGCTCGTCCTCTCAAGATGTTGCGAGCAGCCGGAGGACCGAGCACAG GAGCAAATCTAAATGGGAGGACGGCAGCGAAGCGGACGATGGCAAGAACTGGAGGTGGTCGGAGTCACCCGAGCCTGAGTCTGATCATCAATACTCGAGGAGCAGCGATAAGCGGCACCGTCGAAACGACGAGTCGATGCACCGGCAGAAACCGTCTCGCGATAAGCGTCAATCCGACAGAGATCGGCTAATCACCGATAACGACGAGGCTCCTAGCAAACGGCGCcggtccaaaaagtatttcgaggaGAACGCGAAAGACGACGACGTTTCGAACGGACGCGACTCATCCAGAAGATACTCGCGGAAGTATGAGAAGAAGAGAGACGGCGATGACGATGAGGACCGGGAGGAATCAAGGTCGCCGAGGCACTCTCGCAAGAGGTACTCGAAGATCGGAGACGGAAGCTATCATTCGAAGTCTCGCAGATACTCGAATAAATACTGGAGAGAGGGGAGAGAGGATCGAGAGAAAGATAGGCGAAAATCGAAGAGTCATCGAGATTCCACCGTGGACTGTTCGAAACGAAAATCGAAGACGACCTCTGAGACGGTCGTCGCCGAGAAGAACGACCGCGCCAAAGATATACCGCGTGTCAAATCCAAATGGGATAAAGACGCTTCCGGTCAGAACAATTCTGACAGTTTAGAGTCCTCCGAGTCTGATTCCTCGAGCAGCGTCGAAGAGAAAGGCGCGGATAAGCCAGCAGTGTCCACAAATCCTCGCAAACACGACTCGGACGATGCTTGGGCAACGACAGACTCGGAGAACGAATCGAAAGTCAATGACAAGCGGTGA